The following nucleotide sequence is from Catenulispora sp. EB89.
ACTCGGTGGCGTTCTCCCGGTCCACCAGCACGTGCTGGCGCTGCACGAAGGTGCCGCGCCGGGAGTCCTGGCCGGCCAGCCGGACCGGGACGCCCTCCATCAGCAGCGAGCCGAAGGCCAGGGTCTCGCCCATGCCCCAGTCGATCCGGTCGTCGGTGATCATCTGCGCGCGCTTCTGCAGCGGCTGCAGCACCTTCGGGTGCGGGGTGAAGCCGTCGGGCAGCGAGACCTGCGAGTCGGCGATGACCTTGACGGTCTGCTCGCTGATCGCGGTGTCCACCTGCGCCGGGTAGGGCTGCACGTCCACGGCGAAGGTCGCCGAGACCGGGGCCTTGGAGACCTCCTTGGTCTCCGCGAACACCCGCTCCAGCTGGCCCTGGTAGTTGCGCAGGGCCTCCTCGGCCTCTTCCAGGGTGATGTCGCCGCGGCCGATCAGGCCCTCGGTGTAGAGCTTGCGGACGCTGCGCTTGGCCTCGATGAGGTTGTACATCAGCGGCTGCGTCATCGACGGGTCGTCGCCCTCGTTGTGGCCGCGGCGGCGGTAGCAGATCATGTCGATGACGACGTCCTTGTTGAACGCCTGGCGGTAGTCGAAGGCCAGCTGCGCGACCCGCACGCAGGCCTCGGGGTCGTCGCCGTTCACGTGGAAGATCGGCGCCTCGATCATCCGGGCCACGTCGGTGGCGTAGATCGAGGAGCGCGAGGCGGCCGGCGAGGTGGTGAAGCCGACCTGGTTGTTGATCACCAGGTGCACGGTGCCGCCGGTGCGGTAGCCGCGCAGCTGCGACAGGTTCAGCGTCTCGGCCACCACGCCCTGCCCGGCGAACGCGGCGTCGCCGTGGATCAGCAGCGGCAGCACGGTGAAGCCGGCCGAGGCCTTGTCGATGATGTCCTGCTTGGCGCGGACGATGCCCTCCAGGACCGGGTCCACGGTCTCCAGGTGCGAGGGGTTCGCGGCCAGGGTCACCGCGATCTCCGAGCCGTCCAGCGCGGTGAACGAGCCCGAGGCGCCCAGGTGGTACTTCACGTCGCCGGAGCCGTGCATGCTCTTGGGGTCCAGGTTGCCCTCGAACTCGCGGAAGACCTCGGCGTACTCCTTGCCGACGATGTTCGTCAGCACGTTGAGCCGGCCGCGGTGGGCCATGCCGATCGCGACCTCGTCCAGGCCCGAGCGCGCGGCGTCGGCCAGGATCTCGCCGAGCAGCGGGATCGCCGACTCGCCGCCCTCCAGCGAGAACCGCTTCTGGCCCATGAACTTGACCTGCAGGAAGGTCTCGAAGGCCTCGGCGGCGTTCAGGCGCTCCAGGATCCGCAGCTGCTCGGTGCGGTCCGGCTTGGCGTAGCCGTGCTCCACCCGGTTCTGGATCCACTTGCGCTCGTCCGGGGACTGGATGTGCATGTACTCGATGCCGATGGTGCGGCAGTAGGAGTCGCGCAGCACGCCGAGCACGTCGCGCAGCTTCATGATCTTCTTGCCGCCGAAGCCGCCGGTGGCGAACTCGCGCTCCAGGTCCCACAGGGTCAGGCCGTGGCTGACCACGTCCAGGTCCGGGTGCCGGCGCTGCTTGTACTCCAGCGGGTCGGTGTCGGCCATCAGGTGGCCGCGGGTGCGGTAGGACTCGATGAGCTCCTGCACGCGCGCGGTCTTGTTGATGTCGTCCTCGTGCGAGGCCGAGATGTCCTGGATCCAGCGGACCGGCTCGTAGGGGATGCGCAGCGACTCGAAGAGCTTGTCGTAGAAGCCGTCCTCGCCCAGCAGCAGCTGGTGGATGATCCGCAGGAAGTCGCCGGACTGCGCGCCCTGGATGATCCGGTGGTCGTAGGTCGAGGTCAGGGTCATGACCTTGCTGACCGCCAGCCGGGACAGCGTCTCCTCGCTGGTGCCCTGGTACTCGGCCGGGTACTCCATGGCCCCGACGCCCAGGATCGCGCCCTGGCCCTTCATCAGGCGCGGCACGGAGTGCACGGTGCCGATGGTGCCCGGGTTGGTCAGCGAGATCGTGGTGCCGGCGAAGTCGTCCGGGGTGAGCTTGTTGTTCCGGGCGCGGCGGACCACGTCCTCGTACGCCTGCCAGAACTCGCGGAAGTCCATGAGCTCGGCGCCCTTGATGGAGGGCACCAGCAGCTGCCGGGTGCCGTCCGGCTTCACCTGGTCGATGGCCAGGCCCACGTTGACGTGCGCCGGGGTGACGACCGCGGGCTTGCCGTTCTCCGTGGTGTAGGAGCGGTTCATCTCCGGCATCGCCTTGAGCGCCTGCGCCAGGGCGTAGCCGATGATGTGGGTGAAGGAGACCTTGCCGCCGCGGGCCCGCTTCAGGTGGTTGTTGATCACGATGCGGTTGTCGATCAGCAGCTTGGCCGGGACGGCGCGCACGCTGGTCGCGGTGGGGACCTCCAGCGAGGCCTCCATGTTGGTGACCACGCGGGCCGCCGGGCCCTTCAGGACCGCCGTGGTGGTGCCCGCGCTGCCGCCGGCCGGGGCCGGGGCGGCGGTGGTCGCCGCGTCCCGCGGGACCTGGACCGGGGCGGTCGGAGCCGGGGCGGCCGGGGCCGCCGGGGCGGCGGCCGCCGCCTGGGCGGGGGCCTGCGCCGGGGCCGGCACCGCCGCCGGAGCGGTCGGCGCGGCGGGAGCAGCGGCTTGGGCAGGGGCCGATGTGTCGGAGGTCACAGTCACTTCGGGGTTATCAACCTTCGCAACGGGGGCAAGAGCCTGCGCGGCGGCAGAGCTGTCCGTGGGCTGGTAGTCGTTGAAGAAGTCCCACCACGCGCGGTCCACGCTTTCGGGGTCGCGCAGGAACTGCTGGTAGATCTCGTCCACCAGCCACTCGTTCGGGCCGAACTCGGCCAGGGTGTGCCCCGGCGTGGAGCCCGGAGTACCGGCAGTCTGATCGGTGGTTGCCTGCTGCGACGGCTGTGGCGACACGGCGGTTTCCGCCCTCTTCCGCGTGGGTGCGTATAGGAGTGCACAGCGGCTACGACCGGCTCCGGCCGTAGACGTATAGCGGTCATCCAGGCTACGCCGATGTGGGGCTTTATTGCAGTCGCGCCCCGGGTTCGAGGCACTGATCACACCGCCGTGCGGGGAAAATCCCTCCATGTGACTAGGGACAGGTGGCAACGCGGTGGTCAGGAGTGACCAGATTCACACGCGGGCCGCACATTAGTGCGTTGTGCTCACCGGTCCGGTTACGGCAGATCGACGCGGATGACACATCCGGGTTGCGCGCCGACGGCCACCGGATGGCCGGACGGGGCGGCGGCACTGGAATCGCCGGCGGCCGCCGGCACGACCGGCACGACCGGCTCGGCCACCGAGATCCGTCCGCCGTGCAGATCCACCACCCAGCGCGCGATCGCCAGCCCCAGCCCGGTGCCGCCGTCCGCGGCCTGCCGCGAGCCGCGGTCGAACCGGTCGAAGACCCGGACCCGCTCGCCCTGCGGGATGCCGGGGCCCTGGTCGCAGACCTCGACGCGGACCCCGCCCTCCTCCAGCCGCCGGGCCCGCAGCGTCACCCGGCCGCCGGGCGGCGAGTGCCGGACCGCGTTGTCCAGCAGGTTGGCCGCGACCTGGTGCAGGCGCTCGCGGTCGGCGCGCACGGTGAGCTCGGCCGGGACCACGTCCACGACCGTGTAGGGGCGCCGGTCGGCGCCGGGCGACGAATCCCGGGTCAGCATCGAGACCGTGGCCTCGCGGGCCACGGTGGCCAGGAACTCCTCCAGCGCCACGTCCTCGCGGTCCAGCTCGACCGCCCCGGCGTCGATCCGGGACAGGTCCAGCAGGGTGCTGACCAGCCGGCCCAGCCGCTCGGCCTGCTCCAGCGCGAGCCGCATGGTCGGCGGATCCGGCTCGGTGACGCCGTCGACGACGTTCTCCAGCACCGCGCGCAGCGCCGAGATCGGCGTGCGCAGCTCGTGCGAGACGTTCGCGATCAGCTCCTTGCGCTGCCGGTCCACGGCCTCCAGGTCGGCCGCCATCAGGTTGAACGCGGTCGCCAGCTGCCCGACCTCGTCCCGGGAGTTGGAGGTGGTGACGCGGCGGCTGTAGTCGCCGCGGGCGATGCGCGAGACGGCGTCGGCCATCGAGCGCAGCGGGCTGGTCATGCCGTGCGCCAGGATCTGCGTGACGCCCAGCGACAGGATCACCGCGACGCTGACCACGTACCGGGCCTGGATGCCGGCCGAGACCCCGATCGCGGTGAACACGCCGACCACCGACACCGAGGCCACGACCAGCACGCCGAGCTTGACCTTGATGCTGTGGAAGCGGTCCAGCGGGCGCACTTCGCGGGCGCGGTCCACGACCGTGCCGCCGACCTTGCGCGAGGCGGCGTTCAGCGTGGTGACGCGGGTGCCGAAGCGCAGCGAGACGCGGGAGTTCATCGTCCGGCCGCCTCCAGGCTGGTGTCGCCGAGGACCGGCTCGGCCTCCAGCGCGTAGCCGACGCCGTGCACGGTGCGGATCCAGTCCGCGCCGATCTTGCGGCGCACGGCCTTCACGTGGCTGTCGACGGTGCGGGTGCCGGAGGCGTCCAGCCAGTCCCACACCTCGGCCAGCAGCTTCTCCCGGGTGAGCACGGTGCGCGGCTGCCCCGCCAGACAGGCGAGCAGGTCGAACTCGGTGGGGGTCAGGTGCGCCTCGTCCTGCGAGCGCCCGGCCCCGATCCGCACCCGGCGCTGCGCCGGGTCGATCTCCAGCATCCGCGCGCCGGCGCTGGTGCCGATGGCCATGAAGCGCAGCGGCCGCGGGGTGCGGGCGGCGGCGGCCGTGCCCGGTCCGAAGCCGGTCCCGATGGGGATGACGTTGCTGGTACCGGTGCTCTCGGCGCCGCCGCCGGCCCCGATCTCCGCGGCGCGCTCCACCCGCCGCAGCAGCGCGTGCACCCGCGCGATCAGCTCGCGCATAGAGAACGGCTTGGTCAGATAGTCGTCGGCGCCGGTGCGCAGGCCCTCGATCAGGTCGCTCTCGTCGTCGCGGGCGGTGACCATGAGCACCGGGACGGCCCGCTCGGCCTGGATCCGGCGGCACACCTCCAGGCCGTCGAAGCCCGGGAGCATGACGTCCAGCACGATCAGGTCCGGCAGGTGCTCCTGGGCCGTGCGCACCGCGGCCGGGCCGTCGCCGGCCAGGTGGGTGGCGAAGCCTTCGGCGCGCAGGCGGGCCGCGATCGCCTCGGCGAGGGTCGGTTCGTCCTCGACGACGAGAATGCTGGTCACGGCTTCAGCATAGGCACCAGGACGCCGGGGGTCGGCGTTGTTACAGGCCGTGCACAGTTTCGGCACAGGGTGTGCCGCGACCTGCGCGATCTTGCTACTCGACGGCGTCCAGGTCCTTCGCGTAGTGCTCGATGGCGCGGCGGTAGCGCTGGATGTCGGGGTCGCTGGTGGTCATCGCCAGCAGCAAAAGCAGGTTCCGTGTCGCCTCGTGGTGTTCGCCGACGTTGTAGAGCGCCATCGCGCAGAACGTCCGCAGGGCGTTGTCTTCGGGGAACTCCGCGAGCCCGCGCCGGAACGCCTCGACGGCCTCCGGATACCGGCCGAGTCCTCGCAGGGTGCTGCCGTACCCAAGCAGTGCCCCGCGCCGGTCGTCGCTCGACAGCCCCGCACCGGCGAGTGCGCGCTCGTAGAACGGCACCGCCTCGACCTCCAGTCCGAGCACGTCGTGGACCCACGCGGTCTGATAAGCGACCTCGGCGTCGGCAGGGAACTCGGTGCTCAGCGCGACCAGCAACTGCCGCGCCTGCTCGGGTTCCCCGGCGGTGCGCAGGGCCACCGCCTCGGCCAGGCGTGCATCGCGATTTCCGATCCTCGTCATACCGGAATCATCTCCTCGGTCCACGGCGTTCACCGCACTGGCCAGGCCACGCGCCCGGCGCGGCGATAGGGTTTTCACGCCGATACAGCACGTCGCTAGGAGGACGCCGATGACCGAGAAACTCACCGATCTGCCGCAGTGGAAGGCGCTGGAGGCGCACCACGCGGAGTTCGACCGGGTGAACCTGCGCGAGCTGTTCAAGACCGACCCGGGCCGCGCCGAGCGCTACTTCGCGCAGGCCGGGGACCTGTCGGTGGACTACTCCAAGCAGCTGGTCACCGACGAGACCCTGCGGCTGCTGCTGGACCTGGCGCGCGAGCGCGGGGTGTTCGAGCTGCGGGACCGGATGTTCCGCGGCGAGAAGATCAACCTCACCGAGGACCGCGCCGTGCTGCACGTCGCGCTGCGCGCCCCGGAAACCGAGCGCATCGAGGTCGACGGCGCCGACGTGGTGCCCGAGGTGCACGAGGTGCTGCACCGGATGGCGGCTTTCTCCGCCCGCGTGCGCGGCGGGGAGTGGACCGGCGCCACCGGCAAGCGCATCAAGACCGTCGTCAACATCGGCATCGGCGGCTCGGACCTGGGCCCGGCGATGGCCTACGAGGCGCTGAAGCCCTACAGCATGCGCGACATGCAGTTCCGCTTCGTCTCCAACGTCGACGGCGCCGACCTGTACGAGGCCACGCACGACCTGGACCCGGCCGAGACGCTGTTCATCGTCTCCTCCAAGACCTTCACCACGGTCGAGACCGTCACCAACGCCACCTCCGCGAAGAAGTGGCTCCTGGCCGGCCTCGGCAGCGACGAGTCCGC
It contains:
- a CDS encoding multifunctional oxoglutarate decarboxylase/oxoglutarate dehydrogenase thiamine pyrophosphate-binding subunit/dihydrolipoyllysine-residue succinyltransferase subunit — its product is MSPQPSQQATTDQTAGTPGSTPGHTLAEFGPNEWLVDEIYQQFLRDPESVDRAWWDFFNDYQPTDSSAAAQALAPVAKVDNPEVTVTSDTSAPAQAAAPAAPTAPAAVPAPAQAPAQAAAAAPAAPAAPAPTAPVQVPRDAATTAAPAPAGGSAGTTTAVLKGPAARVVTNMEASLEVPTATSVRAVPAKLLIDNRIVINNHLKRARGGKVSFTHIIGYALAQALKAMPEMNRSYTTENGKPAVVTPAHVNVGLAIDQVKPDGTRQLLVPSIKGAELMDFREFWQAYEDVVRRARNNKLTPDDFAGTTISLTNPGTIGTVHSVPRLMKGQGAILGVGAMEYPAEYQGTSEETLSRLAVSKVMTLTSTYDHRIIQGAQSGDFLRIIHQLLLGEDGFYDKLFESLRIPYEPVRWIQDISASHEDDINKTARVQELIESYRTRGHLMADTDPLEYKQRRHPDLDVVSHGLTLWDLEREFATGGFGGKKIMKLRDVLGVLRDSYCRTIGIEYMHIQSPDERKWIQNRVEHGYAKPDRTEQLRILERLNAAEAFETFLQVKFMGQKRFSLEGGESAIPLLGEILADAARSGLDEVAIGMAHRGRLNVLTNIVGKEYAEVFREFEGNLDPKSMHGSGDVKYHLGASGSFTALDGSEIAVTLAANPSHLETVDPVLEGIVRAKQDIIDKASAGFTVLPLLIHGDAAFAGQGVVAETLNLSQLRGYRTGGTVHLVINNQVGFTTSPAASRSSIYATDVARMIEAPIFHVNGDDPEACVRVAQLAFDYRQAFNKDVVIDMICYRRRGHNEGDDPSMTQPLMYNLIEAKRSVRKLYTEGLIGRGDITLEEAEEALRNYQGQLERVFAETKEVSKAPVSATFAVDVQPYPAQVDTAISEQTVKVIADSQVSLPDGFTPHPKVLQPLQKRAQMITDDRIDWGMGETLAFGSLLMEGVPVRLAGQDSRRGTFVQRQHVLVDRENATEYTPLSNLTPDQAKYTVYDSLLSEYAALGFEYGYSVARTNALVLWEAQFGDFVNGAQSVIDEYISSGEQKWGQRSGVVLLLPHGYEGQGPDHSSARPERFLQMCAQNNMTVAMPSNPASYFHLLRWQAHNPAHKPLVVFTPKSMLRLKDAVSPVADFTSGRFEPVLPDVTVDPAGVRRVLLVSGKLYWELAAKRAKAGITDTAVIRVERLHPLPAAEIAAALASYSPDVDVRWVQEEPANQGVWPFVAMNLPAALGRGLTVVSRAAASSPAVGSGKRHAVEQAQLVEDAFTG
- a CDS encoding ATP-binding protein; translated protein: MNSRVSLRFGTRVTTLNAASRKVGGTVVDRAREVRPLDRFHSIKVKLGVLVVASVSVVGVFTAIGVSAGIQARYVVSVAVILSLGVTQILAHGMTSPLRSMADAVSRIARGDYSRRVTTSNSRDEVGQLATAFNLMAADLEAVDRQRKELIANVSHELRTPISALRAVLENVVDGVTEPDPPTMRLALEQAERLGRLVSTLLDLSRIDAGAVELDREDVALEEFLATVAREATVSMLTRDSSPGADRRPYTVVDVVPAELTVRADRERLHQVAANLLDNAVRHSPPGGRVTLRARRLEEGGVRVEVCDQGPGIPQGERVRVFDRFDRGSRQAADGGTGLGLAIARWVVDLHGGRISVAEPVVPVVPAAAGDSSAAAPSGHPVAVGAQPGCVIRVDLP
- a CDS encoding response regulator transcription factor, whose amino-acid sequence is MTSILVVEDEPTLAEAIAARLRAEGFATHLAGDGPAAVRTAQEHLPDLIVLDVMLPGFDGLEVCRRIQAERAVPVLMVTARDDESDLIEGLRTGADDYLTKPFSMRELIARVHALLRRVERAAEIGAGGGAESTGTSNVIPIGTGFGPGTAAAARTPRPLRFMAIGTSAGARMLEIDPAQRRVRIGAGRSQDEAHLTPTEFDLLACLAGQPRTVLTREKLLAEVWDWLDASGTRTVDSHVKAVRRKIGADWIRTVHGVGYALEAEPVLGDTSLEAAGR
- a CDS encoding tetratricopeptide repeat protein — translated: MTRIGNRDARLAEAVALRTAGEPEQARQLLVALSTEFPADAEVAYQTAWVHDVLGLEVEAVPFYERALAGAGLSSDDRRGALLGYGSTLRGLGRYPEAVEAFRRGLAEFPEDNALRTFCAMALYNVGEHHEATRNLLLLLAMTTSDPDIQRYRRAIEHYAKDLDAVE